The Chiloscyllium plagiosum isolate BGI_BamShark_2017 chromosome 38, ASM401019v2, whole genome shotgun sequence genome segment CTATCCTAATTAGTGAGCAAACGCATCAAAAAgaagcatgaaaaagttgctgaGTCTTttctaccagtggaaacaatttctccccaACAGCCTTCTTGATTTTGACCACATTTCAAGAATCTGCTCAAAGGAGAGCAATCCTAGCTTCTTCCCTCTTTTTAacaaatctctacagtgtggaaacaggtcattcagaacatcaagtccacgctgaccatccgaacagcatcccacccagacccacccccatccTGCAATTTGGCATTTCCCATTGTTAAcgcacccagcctgcacattcctggacagtttagcacggccaatccatctaatttgcacatctttggactgtgggaggaaaccgaagcagacacagggagaatgtgcagactccacacagacagttatccaagggtgaaatcaaactctggtccctggtgctgaggcagctaaccactgagccactgtgccttaaTGTTTACAATTAATAAAGCCATgaactcaaccacttcctccaatTGTTAAAATTTCATACTACCATTTGTAATGAtgcaaaagtttttaaaaagtttttcaTAGCCAGAGAGTAATACAAGTGTAATCATTTGCTTGAACCGCTTTTATTATGATTGAATAACATGGCTGTGGAGTTGGTTTTGCAGTTAGGATCTTGCTTCAATAGTACTAAGTACTAACTGAGGTTCAGGATGTACCTCAGTCACAGAACTTCAAGTTAAAGATTACAGCTAcactgctggagaaagtgagtgaGTTGTGCTAGGAAGGACAGTTACAATCAGTGTTAGGAAAATAATATAATTTAGAAGCCTCTGGTTAAATAATTCATAGGTTCAAATCTAAAAGTCATCTAATTTTTCTTCAACCTAAAATGTATTTTCATAATTATGTTGCTGGAAGCCAAATTAATTCAATTTTCTTAGGCACTGTCATTTGTTAAGTTGAACAGAATGTGATTTGAATAGTTGCTGCTTACCAATCCTTGTAAATGTCTGTGTTTGTTACATTCTGCAGATCCTATTAGTCTATAACATGGCCTGTAGCATCATGAGCCTCTACATCACACTGCTCTTCCTGCGCGGCCTTAGCATCACAACATCCATTTTTCAAAAGGAGTTCTTTCCAGAATTGTACCATGCCTACTTCATGTATTGGGTGATTAAAAATGTGGAGTTGCTTGACACAGTCTTCATGATCTTAAGACATCGAAAGCGTCAGATCTCCTTTCTACATGTCTACCATCACTGCAGCATGCTGGTCCTTAGTGACCTGACTTACCACTACTATCCATGGCCAGCCATCGCTCCTTTCCTTGCATTTAATTCATTCGTTCATGTCATCCTGTATTTCTACTATGGGCAGAGTGCGTTGAACCCTATCCAACGACCTGCGTGGAAAAAAAGAATGACCCAATTACAAATTCTTCAGTTTCTTTTGGACTTGATCCTTGCAACGTGGGGGTATCTCTTTCATGGATTTTGTATTTACAGTATCCTGTATGGTTTGACAATGCTAGGACTGTTCTCAAACTTTTATCGTATGGCTTTTAGTTCCAAAAAAGCGACCTAAATGTACTTATAATTGTGTAATTTGATTTTAACATTGTTTTCCTTTCCTCTAATTATAATGGCTGATTTACAGTCTGGCacagtgttaatattttgaattgtttttaaaatgtagttgttGAAAATAAAATAGATAGAAATTAATGTGCTTTTTGTGTCTTTACTCACGAATTCAGATAGTTTGTTTTGTctgttcctgttcctattatttTAGGTTTGTGTTTGGGATGCCTTTGCATGTCTTTTTACTGTTACGTGATAAAGCACAAGCTGGTACAATTTGTTCAATTTCATTCCGATGAATTCAGGCCTCCTAGGTGTCGGTGGGAGAAGGTGCCGCAGAGTGGACATTTCCAAAAACCCGAAGCAAGAATCAATTAAAGCTGATTCTATACGTCTCTCAAAAACAGGGTTCCAAAGCAACCTTAACGCAAATTGCCATTAATGCTGATGGGCTTCTGCTGAAAATAGAGCAGGAAATAGGAAGTAACCTGGTGCCTTTCCAGacaatatttaattttttaaattcgAATGATATATTATTATGTGCCAACGAAAGCATATGTGATTCAAATTGAAAAGTAATGTAACCAATCACTTGTCTTGAGGCTGTTAATACTTTAGTTCTGTGAAGAACTTGGTGATAATATTAATGAACAACTATTTTATTAACATGCACCATTAATAGGGCTGAATCATTCTGTTATATTTTTCAGTTGAAGATTGAACTCTTGTCAAATCTCAGTATAGTTTACTTCATAGAATGTTGTACATCCTTACACTTTACAAACTTGTACATAATTCTGTACTCTCCAGTCCCTTACTCTAGGCTTGGatttaactcctttttgaaacTTGAAACTTTCAAGTATTGTCTTTAATGTTTATTCACTTACTGACTGGACACAGCTCTTGACGATGTTCTCAAACTTGGATGAATTGTAGAAGGTTAGGTTCATTATTCTCACATCAGCTGCATGCGGCCATCAAATTCATAGGAAGCAGTGCTCAAAGACATGGCGGTCTGAAAGATGAAATCTGAGGAGTTGGATTATAGGTTGAAGTGTAGGATCTCACGATTATTTTTGGCACTCCATTCCAGGACCAATTGGACAGAAACAGATACATCAATATAGAGGCAATAACAAAGGTAGTACATCTTTGGAAAAAATTCTGTCTGAATTAGATTGGCACCAACATTGACACAGTGAGGAACAAGTAAAGAGCAGGAGGGAAAAAAGAAGAATAACAGGATAGAAAATTAATGCAAAGAAAATCAACCTATCCTGAACAGTATTTCTTACTGGAAAGTAACAGAAAAGATGCATATAAATGAACAGTAGAGGCTGTCACAATTGAACGCAAGGCTATGATGACAACGGGAAATTGGAGTGTAATAGGATGTCAGTGGTTAACAAGCATTCAAAATGTTTATAACTCATCATTTAGGAAAGCACCCCTGAGAATTTATGGAAATAAACCTATGGATCCAAGATAAGTTTTCCAACAAATTAATTGAATGGAAATGTGTTGTGCAGAAGCAAAAAAGAGAATTTCAGGAGTTAACAGCTGACTACCAGATCAAGTTTAGCTTGATTTATAGAGAAGTAAAGAAAGTATGGTATATGCAAACAGAAAGGTAGTTCTAAAGGGAGAGAATTCACCAAATTAGTCACTGGGAGCGGACAAGACATCAAGAGCTAGAGTTGGTCATTCTGACCTGTGTTCAGAAACTGCAAGACCTAGCTTTCAACTCAACCCAGTGAAAGTATTTTAATTCTGATTTGCAGATGTTCAGCTTGCATTCAGGTGGTTGGCAAGACTTGGAAGACTGTTGATCTATGAGATATCCTGAAACACTAGAAAAATTAGTTCTCATATCCCGTTCATTAGATCATAGGATCCTCTGCTGCCTGGTTGACCAGAAGCATTTCCAACCTTCAGATCGAGATCTCTACACTATATGTGGCATTACAATCCTTCAGTCAGGTCCCTGCAGCTCCTCTTAGTtcccttctttaggaatggagAAAAATTTGAAAGATCACCGCAGGCTATTGTTTCAGAATATAACAGGTGACTGGGAAGCATGGGGTGCTGTGCTGTCGATATATAGGATATGGAGCATACAAGCTATGCATCACATTTTGGACTTAACTGAGGTGTTTTCCTTTGAATCTCAGCCAAGTTATGGAAGGCTGCTCATATGTAAATGCAAGAGATACTTATGGCCAGTCATTTTTGGTGCTGAAACCTACAAGGACTGCTACAGGCTGGCAAAATGGTAAGGAATTCTGACAgcaataggagttgggagttgggATCATTTTTATGTAGACATGCTGACATCCTGAATAAGGTCAATACATGCGACTATCATTTCATCTGTGGTACTGCCTTCAGACTGAGCTTAGCATCTTTTGTTTGTCTGAAGGAGAACAGTTGGTAGAAAGTAATTGAGGTATCTAAACTTCTTATTCATCCATCCAGCATTGTCTTCTTTCTTTAGATCAGAGTCTGCAGTCATTTTTACTTCCACCAAAACTGTACATCATGTCAGCATGAACTTCTGCTGTGCTAGTCCCATTGCAATATCCTTAGAGTTTCTATGTACAAATGCAAAGACACGTCTTTTATTCATTCCAACATTTCGAAGAGCAGTCATATCGGACTTGAAACTTTGTTTCGCTCTCCAcaggtgagtttttccagcatgttCTATTTTTATATTGAAATCCCACTTTCCTCTCTTCTCACCACACCTTGCACCATTGTGTCCATGGTGATGCCAAGCAAGATgtaagcacagaatcagaccttcCACACACCCAACTATTTTGATGAGATTCCCTGACACAGCTCCAATACTCGTGGATTTGTCCGTATATGTAGCTTGAAAAGTTCAACTCCTAGCTAGATTCTGAATGTCTCAATCCCTTGTCATCCTGAGCAGAATTAGGAGATGACTTTGCCCTCCAGCAGGGCCTCCATTTTGCTGTCTGGTTGCTCCAGTGTTGCCCATTCTTCTGGGTGTTCTTCCACTCCCCTTTACCTTGCTTTCTAATCCACAAGAATCAAATGCCTGTGAGGGCTAAAGTGTCTCATGGTGTCCCTCCTCAGAGGGAGATTGTTCTCTACCGTGGTCTGTTCTTCTTTATGGAGATTCATTTTGGGAAGGCTCTCAAAGGACAAGAGATAGGAGAAGAATTGTCAGAGAAGCTGTACAGGATCAGGTAACAGCCTGGAGCATACAGCTTGAAGTTGcttgtagaacatagaatgttacatcacagtacaggcccttcggcccttgatgttgcgccaacctatggaattaatctgatgcccatttaacctacaccattccattattatccatatgtatgtccaatgcccatttaaatgtccgtaacgttggtgagtctactactgttgcaggcaagctGTTTAGCCCaccccccactactctctgagtaaagacactacccCGATGTCAGTCATAAGTCTATCATTCCctcatttaaagctatgtccccttgtgttagccttcaccatccaaggaaaaaggctctcactgtccaccctatctagtcctttgattatcttatgcATCTCGGTTAAgttgcccctcaaccttctctccaatgaaaacaacctcagttccctcaccctttcctcgtaagaccttcctctCATACAagcaaaatcctagtaaatcttctctgaaccctttccaaagcttccacatccttcctgtaatgcggtgaccagaactatatacaatactccaggtgcggccttaccagtgtcttgtacagctgaagcatgacctcatggctctgaaactcaatccccctgtcaataaatgccaaaacaccatttgccttcttaacaaccctatcaacctgggtggtaactttcagggatttatgcacctggacaccaagatctctctgttcatctgccaAGAATTtacattagcccaatactctgcattcctgttacttccaaagtgaactaccacacaattttctgcattaaactccatttgccacttcacagcccagctctgtatcttaTCTATGtgtctctgtaacccacaacattctttggcactgtccacaactctgtctacctttgtgtcatctgcaaatttactaagttTGATATATGGGAGCTGAGTTGAATGAAAGGAGCAAATTAGGAATGACATTATAATCTCTGAAGCTCATACTTAGGCTGGATCCACTGACCTCTGGTGGTTCCTGCTGTCTGTGTCAGGTCAATGACATTGGGGTCTCTTCCACGAAAACCGCCTCTATCCTTACCATTAATTGAGTCTTCACCTGAATAAAGACTGTGTGTGTTGTGAGGTTTTGTTCATTTCGTAAAAATGCTAAAGGTATAGAAGAAATAATATGGAACAATGATTGGGAGGTGATAACTGTCAAAGGAATCGTGTGGTGTGAAATGTGTAAGGAGGACTGGAAGTAGTTGTACAAGTGTTGGAATGTGAAAGAAGAATGGTGCAGGAGATGAAAAAGAGATGATAATTATAAGAGCTGACAGAGGGTTTCAGAGGAGAAGAGAGATGAAGAGTTGAAACCACTCTTGCTGCTCTTGTCATCTCATTCTTtctattttgaattcaaattctgagtCCCTCAGCCACCTCTCAGGAACAGTATTTCCCTTGTTATTCAGTCAAGGGAGGTGAATGGCACTGACAAGCCCATCCTCAATTGTTCttgaggtggcagtgagctgccttcttgaaccaccataGTTCATGGGCTgttggtacacccacagtgctgttagggagggaattatgGGTTTCTGACTCATTGACAGTGAAGAGATGGTGAGATGGAGACATAGCCATAACGGGATTGTTGCTGGATTAGTATTCCACCGTAATGCCTtagggaccaaggttcaaatccaaccatggtAGATAGCAGAGTTTGAATTAAAATATATAAGTTGAATGATGATCGTAGAaacacatctgattcactaatgccctttggagAAGGGAAGttcctgtccttacctggtctggcctacatgtgactccagacccagagcaatatggttgactgttAATTGGCCAGTGGGCACTTTGATACAGGCAATAAATCGGCCTCAccagtaatgtccacatcccatgaagaatcacaaaaagctaattGTCATAAAATTCCCACATTATGATTCGCTTCTGTTGCCATAATTATTTGGCGGTTGAAGTTAAGCTTCTGATTAATTGTGGCTCCCCCAATTATTGTTGGTGGCAGGTGTAGTCCCTAGCTCCTCATTCACACGAACAGGGATGCATCCAAAAAATTAGGGTCAGCCCTTATATTCATGTCTGCAGACAGATTTGTTGCATGCAAAACACAGGCAGAGCTTGCAATCTCGCTATAAGAGGTGCAGCTGAGCTTCAGTTTGAATCACGGAAGTTGTTGACAATTGCATGGGTCCTGTGGGCTGGTGGTCCAATACAGGAGGCAGATGGAAAGGCTGGCAGCTGAAAATTGTATGGGCCTGGGTTTACATTCACAGGTTCATGTTAATTGCTTATTGCTCTTCCCTGTATCCCTCAAACATAACACCcatcaaaattaaaatcaagCCTGTAGTTTCAATGAATTAGGACTGGATAGGCCAAACATTTCTCTAATCTGTCATTTATAATGACGAATTGAGGTTTTGTAGGTCTGTGCCAGTTTGTTTGACAAAAGGGTCAAAATGCTGGAGTAGCAGGTTCTGGAGTGTTTGTAACAGTAGAGATATTTTCGAcataacagatttttaaaaaaatttacacTCTTGATTTGCATAGACTAGTTAGACTGCTGGAAGCTGCTTCACTGACTTGATTTTCAAGGATGGAGCTAATGACCATCGTTCCTGTGGTATGAAGGGTTTTGATAAATCTTCGAGTTAAATGCATGCAGCAAACACTGAAAAATTCAGTAGTTTGTTATAATTCAAAAGTGGACAGTTTGCTGAGTTCCATGGAAAGAGTTATTTCTTTTATATGTCTACAGAAAAGTTTTACACTGAAGTTCCATCCCAATTTTCTGTTGGCATTATTGCTGTGTACTTTGCTTTTTCGAGTAATGTATTTATAGTAACaatgcaatattttcttttatgGTTTCAAGCCCTGGGAACATGACAAATTGTGTATTTATTTTGCATATATATGGAATTTCCCTGGAGACACCAAATCACCTTAGTTTAAAATTTACATGTGTGAAAATGGTTTATAAAAATGGACACAAGCCTGCACAAAGCATTGCAATTCAACACATGTacaaattatatttttttaatattctggattTCAGCTGAATTTGTATTGATATAACCACGGAATGAAGTCAGGCTGTTGTCTACATATGTTATACATTTATAAAGTGATGTCAAAATGGGAACGTGCAGCCAGTGGCTAACATACTACTActgttttttattattaattaccattttaaaatttagataaatgcataaCTAGCCTAATTTCTATTCACTTCCATAGGTGGTTGTATCATTCGAATCAGGTATGGCAAATTTCCTTAATGATTAACGTTAaagattccaatgaatacaaaacATATTGAGCAATTTCACATTATTACATAAATTCATCATCAAATGTGTCCACATCTTATCCTTCACACATTAACTATTTTCTCCAGGAAATAATTGTGTTTAATATTAACTGTGAGactttatttttcctttccacTCCTAAATTCTTATTGAACATTGACTGAGGTACAAATACTCCGAAGGGATCATTTTATTTGTACTACTGGTAACCACACTTCAAGTATATTGTTGATGTAAGAAAAATATGTCTTAAGAAAATTACTATTTATTCATCATAATTATGAAATTTAGGAAATTTTGGGCAATTTAATATGCACTGGTGGATCAACTAATGGGCAGAATTGACTGctccctggagcagtgtgggcagtgaagagaaatgtaggcaaatgtggaaaaaaaaggaaaaattgagaatCTCAATGTTGCGAAAAGCAATTCTTTTGTTCCCCTTCATGTATAAACAGTGTTCAGAATCTCTTTTATGAGCAGTGATTACCTTATTTCCATGCAATTGCATCTCATTATtaaccaaactcacctcatttcaATGCAGCCTACAATACTCCCCTCCTTCCCCAAGAAATGAGATGATACTACATCTCAACATGAAAGTCTGAGCAGTTACCAGGAGGCTGCAGCTTACCGCTTGCTTCTCCAGGCCTTCATCCAACGTCTTCCCTACAATGTTCCTGTATGCTCCATGTACACTGACCTCCTACACTACTCATGCACAAAAGGTCAGCATCAGCAAATCACTGGCCTCACTGTGGCTGCTTTACAACCAACTCATATACCACTTCAGTCCTTCAGGACTTCTCTTTGGAATTCAGAGATGCTTATGATTTGCATGCTTTTTCCAAGTCACTTTCCGTATAGGGACACATCTGCACTTCCTGAATCTACACAGGATACATTTGGTGtcttttggtttcatttcttagcactcactcaacTTGCATTTACTCAAAGGCTGTTTTCTCTGTGGCTTGCATTGTGCTCTAGCGCAGAGAGAGGCAGGTAGCTTATCACAGCTGGCAGCACTGAACAGTTAAAGATGTTAAACCATTGCTGTATGGCACTGTGCTATGGCAATGTCGTACCTACAGCACATGCCAGCAGCTTACTcatcaaacacactgcatgtgcttcaaccaaatacCTTTGATTGAAAGTGAAAGGGACCAGTCCTTAGTGTGATCAAAGGGGACTATAGTTAGCCAGGGCATGCTTTCACAGTCAGTGTCTTGACTGATTCCAATCCAGGGGATTGGCTAATGTCAGCTAGATCCTACTAGAGTTGAAGGATCTGTTATCTTCCCAGTCTCAGGATTTGGTCATAGTCCTG includes the following:
- the LOC122541857 gene encoding elongation of very long chain fatty acids protein 5-like, whose amino-acid sequence is MENLQSVNPDLTTGGSFYTLVLNLKSIPVACLYIAMIIFSTYWQKYTKPLELQKILLVYNMACSIMSLYITLLFLRGLSITTSIFQKEFFPELYHAYFMYWVIKNVELLDTVFMILRHRKRQISFLHVYHHCSMLVLSDLTYHYYPWPAIAPFLAFNSFVHVILYFYYGQSALNPIQRPAWKKRMTQLQILQFLLDLILATWGYLFHGFCIYSILYGLTMLGLFSNFYRMAFSSKKAT